The Paenibacillus tianjinensis genome has a window encoding:
- the rnmV gene encoding ribonuclease M5 encodes MIKELIVVEGKSDTVAVKRAVEADTIETGGSAVDRKVIAKIALAMERRGVIILTDPDHAGERIRKIVSSKVPGCKHAFIPEKDATRRGDIGVENASPEAIRHALEHVHTSFEGAPALIGLDDLMAAGMLVHPAAAERRMALGNALGIGYCNGKQLFKRLAMFGITREEFEAALAQIDQGGITT; translated from the coding sequence ATGATCAAGGAATTAATTGTGGTGGAAGGCAAAAGTGATACGGTAGCCGTTAAACGGGCGGTAGAGGCCGATACGATAGAGACGGGCGGATCCGCAGTAGACCGCAAGGTCATTGCCAAAATTGCGCTGGCGATGGAGCGCAGAGGGGTTATAATCCTTACGGATCCTGACCATGCTGGAGAACGCATACGCAAGATTGTATCGTCCAAGGTACCGGGCTGCAAGCATGCCTTTATACCGGAGAAGGATGCTACCCGAAGAGGCGATATCGGTGTAGAGAATGCTTCGCCAGAAGCGATCCGCCATGCACTTGAGCATGTGCATACGTCCTTTGAGGGGGCACCGGCTCTAATCGGGCTTGATGATCTGATGGCAGCCGGAATGCTGGTGCATCCGGCAGCGGCAGAACGGAGAATGGCACTCGGCAATGCGCTGGGCATTGGCTACTGTAACGGCAAGCAGCTTTTCAAGCGGCTGGCGATGTTTGGTATTACGCGGGAGGAATTCGAAGCAGCCCTCGCGCAAATTGATCAGGGAGGCATTACTACATGA
- a CDS encoding protein sspF, which produces MSRRRRGMMSEELKTELAKELGFYETVERDGWGGIRAAGNMVKRAIQLAEQAARKSQL; this is translated from the coding sequence ATGAGCCGAAGAAGACGAGGCATGATGTCCGAAGAACTGAAAACGGAGCTGGCCAAGGAGCTTGGCTTCTACGAAACGGTGGAACGGGACGGCTGGGGTGGAATCCGGGCTGCCGGGAATATGGTGAAGCGGGCCATTCAGCTTGCCGAGCAGGCTGCAAGGAAGTCACAGCTGTAG
- the yabG gene encoding sporulation peptidase YabG: MNLGDLVVRKSYGGDVTFRVENIVQNAAVIKGTEFRLLADSPLDDLIQVPPSRITERGQQAQIKAKESLTRLRKDRQEQSQRSGESALGGWPQAPKEAPYFEVPGKVLHLDGDALYLSKSLSLYEQLRIPAEGHHVHESKMAETLYRLLPRVRPDIVVITGHDGVLKQSNTYDLYSLNSYKNSQNFVAAIRVAREYEKNFDALTIVAGACQSHFEALLGTGANFASSPGRILIHALDPVYIAAKASFTSIRDTVNLGDVLNHTISGNQGMGGIETRGSFRIGMPRLQNLSTLKVTPSAV, translated from the coding sequence ATGAACTTAGGAGACTTGGTCGTTCGAAAATCATATGGCGGAGATGTGACTTTCCGGGTAGAAAACATAGTGCAGAACGCAGCCGTAATTAAAGGCACAGAATTTCGCTTGCTCGCGGATTCTCCCCTGGACGATTTGATTCAGGTGCCTCCAAGCCGAATTACGGAGCGGGGACAACAGGCACAGATCAAAGCCAAAGAATCGTTAACAAGGCTGCGCAAGGACCGGCAGGAGCAGAGCCAGCGCAGCGGGGAGAGTGCATTAGGCGGCTGGCCGCAGGCTCCCAAGGAAGCGCCCTATTTCGAGGTGCCCGGCAAGGTCCTGCACCTGGACGGCGACGCGCTTTATTTGAGCAAAAGTCTGAGCTTATATGAACAGCTCCGGATTCCGGCAGAAGGTCATCATGTCCATGAATCCAAAATGGCGGAGACGTTGTACCGGCTCCTTCCCCGTGTCCGTCCAGATATTGTAGTGATTACGGGCCATGACGGTGTGCTGAAGCAGTCAAATACTTATGATTTATACAGCCTGAACAGCTACAAAAATTCGCAGAATTTTGTGGCAGCGATCCGGGTGGCCCGGGAGTATGAGAAGAATTTCGATGCTCTGACGATTGTAGCGGGGGCCTGCCAGTCGCATTTCGAGGCCCTTCTGGGGACGGGTGCAAACTTTGCCAGTTCTCCGGGAAGGATTCTGATCCATGCACTGGACCCTGTGTATATCGCCGCCAAGGCATCTTTCACCTCCATCCGCGATACCGTGAATCTGGGGGATGTGCTAAACCATACCATCAGCGGCAATCAGGGAATGGGCGGAATCGAGACCAGGGGCAGCTTCCGGATTGGCATGCCGCGTCTGCAGAATCTGTCCACATTAAAGGTTACGCCTTCGGCTGTGTAG
- the rsmA gene encoding 16S rRNA (adenine(1518)-N(6)/adenine(1519)-N(6))-dimethyltransferase RsmA codes for MSGHENISSPTRTKEIIQRYGFSFKKSLGQNFLIDQNILDKIVEAAGLSASSGALEIGPGIGALTERLAMEAGAVTAVEIDRRLIPILRDVLAAYPHVKVRNDDVLKVNLQELFAEDFASVEKVSVVANLPYYVTTPILMKLLEEKLPLDNIVVMIQKEVAERMAASPGGKEYGSLSIAVQYYSEPELVCIVPRTVFIPQPNVESAVIRLKVRERPPVEVADEKHFFEVVQASFTQRRKTIANNLKARFFPGEGRERLEALLAEAEIEPTRRGETLSIAEYARLSAVLLAAGIA; via the coding sequence ATGAGCGGACATGAGAACATCTCATCCCCAACACGGACTAAGGAAATCATTCAGCGCTACGGATTTTCGTTCAAAAAAAGCTTGGGTCAGAACTTTCTGATCGACCAGAATATTCTGGATAAAATTGTTGAAGCCGCGGGGCTTAGCGCTTCGTCAGGCGCTTTGGAGATCGGCCCGGGTATTGGCGCGTTAACGGAGCGGCTCGCCATGGAGGCAGGGGCGGTTACTGCGGTAGAAATTGACCGTCGTCTGATCCCGATCCTGCGGGATGTGCTGGCTGCTTATCCGCATGTCAAGGTGCGCAATGATGATGTGCTGAAAGTGAATCTGCAGGAGCTGTTTGCTGAAGATTTCGCTTCCGTGGAGAAAGTTAGTGTTGTGGCCAATTTGCCGTATTATGTGACGACGCCTATCCTCATGAAACTGCTGGAGGAGAAGCTTCCGCTTGATAATATTGTCGTCATGATCCAGAAGGAGGTTGCCGAGCGTATGGCGGCTTCCCCGGGCGGCAAGGAATATGGCAGCTTAAGCATTGCCGTGCAATATTACAGCGAGCCTGAGCTGGTCTGCATTGTACCGCGCACAGTGTTTATTCCCCAGCCGAATGTGGAGTCGGCGGTTATCCGCTTGAAGGTGCGGGAGCGTCCGCCGGTTGAGGTGGCCGATGAGAAGCATTTCTTTGAAGTGGTGCAGGCTTCGTTCACACAGCGGCGTAAGACGATTGCCAACAACCTTAAAGCCCGCTTCTTCCCGGGTGAAGGCAGGGAGCGTCTGGAGGCGCTACTGGCTGAGGCTGAAATAGAGCCAACACGCCGGGGGGAGACGCTTAGTATCGCCGAATATGCACGGCTAAGCGCTGTGCTGCTGGCTGCAGGAATTGCATAG
- the ispE gene encoding 4-(cytidine 5'-diphospho)-2-C-methyl-D-erythritol kinase — protein MKMYEKAPAKINLMLDVLHKRADGFHEVEMIMTMVDLADRLELSELKRDSIIISSQAGYIPLDEKNLAFQAARLIKDRYNVKSGVHIHLDKRIPVAAGLAGGSSDAAATLRGLNRLWRLNIPAQELQELGAELGSDVPFCVTGGTALATGRGERLTPIENPPQCWVVLAKPPINVSTAEVYGRVRANQIAVHPSAQRMQEAIEAGDFGAVCANLGNVLEDVTLKLYPEVQQLKEAMVKLGADGVLMSGSGPTVFGLVSKQSKVARIYNGLRGFCKEVYAVRSLS, from the coding sequence TTGAAAATGTATGAAAAAGCGCCGGCCAAGATCAATTTGATGCTGGATGTGCTTCACAAGCGCGCTGACGGTTTTCATGAGGTGGAAATGATTATGACCATGGTCGATCTCGCAGACCGTCTGGAGTTATCGGAGCTGAAGCGGGATTCGATTATAATATCAAGCCAGGCGGGATATATTCCGCTGGATGAGAAGAACTTGGCCTTTCAGGCAGCCAGGCTTATTAAAGACCGCTATAATGTGAAGAGCGGAGTACATATCCACCTGGATAAAAGAATTCCGGTCGCTGCCGGCCTGGCTGGCGGCAGCAGTGATGCCGCGGCTACGCTGCGCGGCCTGAACCGGCTCTGGCGCCTGAATATCCCGGCGCAGGAGCTGCAGGAACTGGGCGCCGAGCTGGGCTCGGACGTACCGTTCTGCGTTACAGGCGGGACTGCCCTTGCTACGGGCAGGGGAGAGCGGCTGACGCCGATCGAGAATCCGCCGCAGTGCTGGGTCGTCCTGGCGAAGCCGCCGATCAATGTCTCGACGGCTGAAGTGTACGGACGTGTACGGGCCAATCAGATTGCCGTGCATCCGTCGGCGCAGCGCATGCAGGAAGCTATCGAAGCAGGCGATTTCGGGGCGGTGTGTGCGAACCTTGGCAACGTGCTGGAGGATGTGACCCTGAAGCTGTATCCGGAGGTCCAGCAGCTGAAGGAAGCCATGGTGAAGCTCGGCGCGGACGGGGTGCTGATGTCCGGCAGCGGACCTACTGTATTCGGGCTGGTCTCCAAGCAGTCTAAGGTTGCGAGAATTTACAACGGGCTGCGCGGGTTCTGCAAGGAAGTCTATGCTGTACGCTCTTTGAGCTAA
- the veg gene encoding biofilm formation stimulator Veg translates to MANNALLEIKRSLEAHVGHKITLRANGGRRKTVERTGVLEETYPSVFIVKLDQEQQTFKRVSYSYADILTESVEITVCEDDGQMRIMYIKA, encoded by the coding sequence ATGGCTAATAACGCGCTGTTGGAAATTAAACGCAGTCTCGAAGCTCACGTCGGTCATAAGATCACGTTACGGGCTAACGGTGGTCGTCGTAAAACCGTGGAACGTACCGGTGTCCTGGAAGAAACGTACCCTTCTGTATTTATTGTCAAACTGGATCAGGAGCAGCAAACCTTCAAGCGTGTCTCCTATAGCTATGCCGATATACTTACCGAATCTGTGGAAATCACAGTTTGTGAAGATGATGGGCAGATGCGGATTATGTATATTAAAGCTTAA